Genomic DNA from Hymenobacter jejuensis:
AATGACCGTGAGCTGTGGGTTGGCTTCCGCACAGGCGATGGCGCCAAAAAAACCCGCCGCCCCGCCGCCCAACACGGCTACTACAGAAGAAGAGGAATTCACACCGCAAAGATACGTGTGAAACACCTGAGCTTCAGGCCTTCAACGCTTCAAACAAGTTATTATGTAAGAACTTGTACTTCAATGATTTATGCATCAGCGCACTACTGATGGTTTTGCCACTGCTGGTATCGTCGGCGCGGAATATTGGGGGTGCGGTGTGCAATTGGGCGGCGGCAGCCGTGTAAAATTCCTGCCGTGTAGGGTGATGGTCGGCGCATGCGTTGAAGGTGTATCCCCAGGCCTGCTGACGAATGATGGCCATCAGCAGCCCAACACAATCGTCGAGGTGAATGAGGTTGACGGGCGCCTGCGCATTGGGAACATCTTGGCGGCCCGCCAGAAAGCGGCCCGGCGGCCGGGCCGGCCCGAAAAGACCACCAAAGCGAACCACTGTGGTAAGCCAGTGGCTTTGCTGGATGAAATTGCTTTCAGCCCGCAACAAATCCGAGGAAGCGGTAGCCGTAGAAACCGCATCAACCTCTGTCATGACGCGGGGTTCATCGGGATAGACGCTGGTAGAGCTTACAAACAGAATGTGCCGCACGCCGCAGGCCGCAATCGCTTGTTGCACAGGTCGTAACAAATCCGGATAAGTGCTTGCTGTCTTACGCGGAGGTACGTTGAGCACCAATACATCCGCGCCGATGAGCATGGCTCGAAGCGTATCGTCGTCGGTTTGGGTGAATTCCGGACCAAGGCGCAGCAAATAAGGCGTAATGCCGGCATCGCGCAACTTCAGCAAATGACTCGGGCGGGTCGTGGAGCCGGTCACGACGTGGCCCGCCGCAACCAGCGCTTTCGCCAAGGGCAGGCCCAGCCAACCGCAACCCAACACGGCAATGGTCGGAAGAAAGGGATCTGTTGTCATGCGTCCCAAAGGTGGTAAAAATTCCTTCGCTTGGTTTTTTTCTCTGCCAAATCCAAAAATGCCGTTCTTGTGGCTTTCCCCCACTTACTTCTCAACCTCGTTCCATGCCTGCCTACTCCCAACCCATGCTCCGCGATAACGCTCTTCAAGGCAAAACCATCGTCGTAACCGGCGGCGGCACCGGCCTGGGCCGCGCCATGACCACGTATTTTCTTCAGCTCGGCGCTAACGTTACCATCACCAGTCGCAAGCTGGACGTGCTGGAAAAAACCGCCGCCGAGCTACGCCAGCAAACCGGAGGCAAGGTGCTGGCCGTGCAGTGCGACGTGCGCAAATATGAGGAAGTAGAAAACATGTTGCAGCGTACCCACGACGAATTTGGCGGTGTCGATGTGTTGCTCAACAACGCGGCCGGCAATTTCATCAGCCCCACCGAGCGTCTTTCCCACAAAGCCTTCGATGTGATCGTGGACATTGTGTTGCGCGGAAGCTACAATTGCACCCTGGCCTTTGGCAAGCGTTGGATCGCCGATAAGAAACCCGGCACCATTCTGAATATCGTAACTACTTATGCATCAGTTGGTTCTGCATATGTTGTTCCTTCGGCGGCCGCTAAAGCCGGTGTGCTGGCCATGACGCGCTCTTTGGCCGTGGAGTGGGCCAAATACGGCATTCGCTCTAACGCCATTGCGCCCGGCCCGTTCCCGACGGAAGGCGCCTGGAGCCGCTTATTCCCAGCCCCACTGGCCGAAAAGCTCGACCCAGCCGGATCAGTGCCCCTCAAGCGAGTAGGTGAATATCAGGAACTTGCCAACCTAGCTGCGTACTTAGTATCCGATTTTTCGGCTTATGTCAACGGGGAAGTCGTGACCATCGACGGCGGCGAATGGCTCAACGGCGCCGGCGAATTCAATAAGCTGGAAATGATCCCCGCGCCCATGTGGGACCAAATTGAAAAAGCGATGCGCCGATAAGCGAGTGCTGACTTAGAAGGGGCGAACAATGTTTCCTGCAAAACACAAAGTCCGTCTTTTACAGCGCTTGTTTGCTGTGAAAGACGGACTTTGTGCTATAGTAACTCGGCCGCGACGGGCGTAGTCACAGCAGCTGAGTTGGCCGGTTTGTGCGGTTAATTCCAGCCGCCACCCAATGCCCGATACACATTAACGGTGGCATTCAATTGCTGCATTTTGGTTTCGATCAGGTCAAATTTTGACTCCAGGGCTTCCCGTTGTGTGAAGAGCACTTCCGTGTAATCGGCCCTTGCCGAACGGAAGAGGCTGTTAGAAATCGTGCTCGACTGGTTCAGGGCCTGCACGGCCTTCGCTTTCTCGTCGTAGCTCTTGGCCAAATTGTTGATGTTGGCCAGCTGATTGGCTACCTCCACATAAGCGTTCAGCACGGTGCGCTCATACTGGTAAATGGCCTGGGTCTGAAGGGCATTGGCACTCCCATACACCGCCTTGATTCCGTTGCGGTTCACCAGCGGCGCGACCAGATCGCCCGCCAGCGAATACATCATGGATTCGGGCGACGTGAACAGCAAGCCGGGCTTGAAAGCCGCGAAGCCCGCTCCGCCGGTTATGCGCAGCGCCGGGTAAAAGTTGGCGCGGGCTACCTGCACGTCCAGTTTGGCCGCTGCCAGCCGTTGTTCGGCCTGCCGGATATCCGGCCGGTTTTGCAACAGCTGCGCGGGCACCCCCGCCTGAATGTTGTTCGTGGCTAAATCATTGAATGACTGATCGTTACGAACAATAGGCTGCGGGTACCGCCCCACCAGAAAATTGATCCGGTTTTCGGTTTCGGTGATGCGCTGCTGGATATTGTACTGAAGGCTGCGGGTGTTGTGCACCTGCGCTTCAAAACGTTGTACCGCCAGTTCGGTCACCCGGGCCGATTCTTTCTGAAGTCGCACCAACTCCAGCGCATTGCTCTGAAGCTCAATGTTTTGCTGGGTCAGGGCCAACTGGTTATCGAGCGCTAGGAGTTCGTAATATGAGTTGGCAATTTCGGCAATCAGATTCGTGACCGTGAAATTCCGGCCTTCGACGGTAGCCAGGTACCGCAGGGCTGCTGCCGTGCGGGCATTGCGCAGCTTGTGCCAGATGTCCACTTCCCAGCTCGCAAAAGCGCCGATCTGGTAATTGGGCAGCGGATTGGGGTTTCTTCGCTCCTCCTGAATATTGACGGCTTCCTCGGTCGCGCCCTGAAGCGTGTACCGACCGGGACGTTCGGCTTCTGCCTTAGCACCCAAGCCCAGAAAGGGCAGGTACTCGCCTTTGCGGATCTGAACCTCGTTGCGGGCAATCTGAATCTCCTGCAATGCAATGTTCAGCTCCTGGTTGTTTTGCAGCGCCGTATCGATGAGGGCAGCCAGGTTCGGGTCGGTGAAAAACTGCTTCCACCGAAGCTTTGCGGTGCTGGCCGTATCCTGCGCGTTGGCATTGTTGTAACTAGCAGGAAATCTTCGGTTTACTGTTTTCTGAACCAGATTCGGCGTTGCACAAGCCGCAACTGCTAACGAGAGGCTGGCTGCGCTAAGGCATTGATAGATGCGTCTCTTAAGCATAAGGTTCTGTTTCTTCAATTAATACGCGCGGCTCAACGCCTTCCAGTATGGGGGATTCGTTTTCGTCCCGAATCAGTTGGTGGCTGCCGGCCAGCGTACCAAAGAAGTAGTACAAGCCAGGAATGATGACCACCCCGAACACGGTGCCGAACAGCATACCGCCAAGGGCCGAGCTACCGATGGTGCGGTTGCCGATAGCTCCGGCGCCCGTCGCCAGCACCAGCGGAATCAGACCCGCAATGAAGGCAAACGAGGTCATCAGAATCGGGCGGAAACGGACGCGGGCCCCTTCGATGGCCGCCTCGCGGACCGACATACCTTCGGCGTGCTTCTGGGCGGCGAATTCGACAATCAGTACGGCGTTCTTACCCAGCAAACCGACCAGCATCACAAGGCCCACCTGGGCATAAATGTCGTTGGCTAGGCCCATTACTTTGATGAACAGGAACGACCCGAACACGCCCGCAATCAGCGAGAAGATTACCGCCAAGGGCAGCAAAAAGCTTTCGTACTGCGAAGCGAGCACCAGGTAAACGAACACCAGCACCACCAGGAAAATAATGGTGGACTCGTTGCCGCGCGACACTTCGTCTTTCGACAAGCCGCCCCAGTCAATGTCGTAGCCGTGGGGCAGGTCTTGCGCTACTTCCTGCACGGCTTTGATGGCCTCTCCAGAGCTGTAGCCCTCGGCGGCACCGCCCCGGATGGAAGCGGTGGTGTACATGTTGTAGCGGTTGATTTCGTTGGCGCCCTGCGACTTCACGATTTTCATGAAGGCTGAGAACGGCACCATTTCGCCTTTGTCATTTTTTGCCCACATGTTCAGGATGTCTTCGGGCAGCTTCCGGTATTCGGGCGAAGCCTGCACGTACACCTTGAAAAAGCGTTGGTACTTGATAAAGCCCAGCTCGTAGGTCGAGCCCACCATGATGCTCAGCGTGTTCATGGCGTTGCCGATGCTCACGCCCTTTTGCATGGCCAACTCGTTGTCAATCTTCAACTCGTACTGCGGATAGTCGGCTGAGAAAAAGGTGAACAGGCCCGCAAGCTCCTTGCGCTTTTTCAGCTTGGCCATGAATTCCTCGTTCACCTTTTCCAGCGCTTTGTAGTCGCCGGAGTTGGTTTTGTCGAGCAATTGCAGCTGGAAGCCGCCTGCTGCGCCGTAGCCCGGAACTGCCGGTGGCTCAAAGAATTCGATGGTCGCACCGGGAATTTCGTGCGCCTTTTTCTCCAAGGCTCCGATGATATCGGCAATGGATTCTTTGCGCTCTGACCACGGTTTCAAGTCAATCAGACAGGTGCCGGCATTGGAGCCCCGACCTTCGGTGAGTACTTCGTAGCCCGCCAGGGTTGAAATGTTGGCGATGCCGGGCACGTCCTTGGCTAGGCTGGCGAGGCGCTGCGACACGGCGTTGGTTTGCTCCAGCGTGGTGCCTGGCGGCGTCTGCACAATGGCGTAGATCAGGCCCTGGTCTTCGCTCGGAATAAAGCCGGCCGGCAGCTTGGCCGTGATGGCCCAAATGCCCAAACCAAAGGCCAGCAGCATCGCGAAGGTGATGAGGCGGTTGGCCACAATTTTCTCCAGCAAGCCGGTGTAGCTATTGGTCAGATTCTCAAAACCGCGGTTAAACCAGTCGAAGAAGCGCTGCATCGGCGTTTTCTTCTTGGGCTTGCCGTGGTTGTTTTTCAGGATCATGGCGCAAAGCACCGGCGTCAGCGTCAGGGCCACCAAACCCGAAATCACGATGGCCGTAGCCATGGTAATGGAGAACTGGCGGTAGAAAATACCCACCGGACCGCTCATAAACGATACCGGGATGAACACGGCCGTCATCATGATGGTGATGGCGATAATGGCCCCGCTGATTTCGCCAACTACCTTACGCACAGCATTATAGGGCGACAGATGCTCTTCCTCCATCTTGGCGTGCACGGCCTCAATCACCACAATGGCATTGTCGACCACGATACCAATCGAGAGCACCAGCGCAAACAAGGTTATCATGTTGATGGTCAGGCCGAAAGCCTGCATGGCCACGAACGAGCCGATGAGCGACACCGGCACGGCGATGGCCGGAATCAGGGTCGAGCGCCAGTCGCCGAGGAACAGGAACACCACCAGGGCCACCAGAATAAAGGCGTCGCGCAGGGTGTGGATTACGTTCTCAATGGAAGCGTCGAGGAAGTTCGACACGTCGTAGGTGATTTTGTAGTCCATACCGGGCGGGAAGCTGGTTTTCTTCAGCTCTTCCAGCTTGGCTTTCACCTCTTTAATCACGTCCGAGGCGTTCGAGCCGTAGGTTTGCTTCAGTACGATAGCCGCCGAGGGGTACTGGTTCAGGTTAGAGTAGATGTCATAGAACTCCGAGCCCAGCGCCACGTCCGCCACGTCTTTCAGGTGCAGGCTTTCGCCGTTGGGGTTGGCCTTGAGAATGACGTTTTTATACTGCTCCACGTCGCTAAAGCGGCCCTGGTAGCTGAGTACGTATTCCAGCGACTGCGCCTGCCCGCCATCCGAGCGGCCGATACGGCCCGGCGAGCCGATAACGCTCTGTTCGCCAAGGGCTTTCATCACGTCATCCACCGAGATGTTGTAGGCGCGCATGCGGTCGGGCTTCAGCCACACGCGCATGGCGTACTGCCGGCTACCCAGGATGTTGGCCCTGCCAATGCCGCTGAGGCGCTGCAGCTCGGGCAGCATGTTCACCCCGGCGAAGTTGAACAGGTACTTCATGTCCGTGTTCTTGTCTTTCGAGTACAAGTTCACGTACATCAGCATGTTCGGCACCACGCGGTTTACCACCACACCTTCGCGCTGCACGAGTTCCGGTAAGCGGTTCAGTACCTGTGCGATACGCGTGTTCACGTTCACGACGGCCTGGTCGGGGTCGGTGCCTAAGTTGAAGACAATCTGGATGTTGGCTTCGCCGGCGCTCACGGCGTCGGAGGTCATGTATTTCATGCCCGGCACGCCGTTTACGGCCTGTTCCAGCGGAATCAGCACCGATTCGGTGAGCACCTTGGCGCTGGCGCCGGGGTAGGCCGCGCTCACCATAACGAGGGGCGGCGAAATTTCCGGGAACTGCGAGGTAGGCAGCTTCATGATGGCCAGCGCGCCCATCAGGACGATGACCACCGAGATAACAATGGCAAAAACTGGCCTACGAATGAATTTACTAAACATATTCTGTCTGGTTATTTATAGGATAGGACCTTATTCGCTGTACACTTTCAGGTGCGAGATAACCGACTGTGGCGCCTTGTAGTCGTAGGTAATCTTGTCGCCATCCTTCACCTTGCGCAGGCCCTCCAACAGAATCCGGTCGTTGGGGGAAATGCCGGATTTGATGATGTACAGGTCGGGCATTTCGGAGGCGATGTTCACTTCCCGCTGGTGCACCACGCTGTTCTTATCGACTACATAGACATATTTCTTCTCCAAGATTTCGAACGTGGCTTTCTGCGGCACAATCAGGGCGTGTTGCAGCGGCACGGTCATGAGCACACTGCCGGTTTCGCCGTTGCGCAGCAGCCCGTCGGGGTTGGGGAAAGTGGCCCGGAAGGCGATGTTGCCGGTTTCGTTATTGAAGTCAGCCTCAATAGTTTGCACCACGCCAGTTTGGTTGAATACCTCGTTGTTGGCCATCCGCAGCTTCACTTTCGTGGCGCTGTCGCTGGTTTTGGCGTGCTTCTTATAGTCGAGGTACTCGGCTTCCGGTACGTTGTAGTAAACCCACATTTTGCTGTTGTCCGATAGGGTCGTCAGCAAGTCGCCCTCATCAACCAAGCTGCCCAAGCGGGCTTGGAAATGGTCCATGATGCCGCTAAACGGCGCCTTCATCGTGGTAAACTGCAGGTGCGTTTGGGCCAGCGAGACATCGGCGTTGGCCTTGTCGTACTTCGCCTGCGCCAGCGCCAGCTCGCTGCTGGATACGATGTTTTTATCGGCCAGCTTCTTGGTATTCTGGTACTCCTGGCCCACATAGTTGGCTTCGGCCTGCGATTTTTTCAACTCGGCCTGGTACACCGTGGGCTTAATCTGAAACATGAGCTGTCCTTGCCGGACGTGTTGCCCCTCGTCGACATAAATCTTCTCCAAATAGCCTTTCTCCAAGGCCCGTAGCTCAATGCGCTGGATGGAGTGAATCTGGGCGACGTACTCTTTGGTGATGGTTGTGTCTTTCTGTAAAGGGCTGGTAGCCAGAAGCTTAATCTTCTCTTCCTTTGCCTCTTTTTCTTGCGAGCAGCTTGTAGCGCAATACAAGCCGCACAAGCTCACGAGTGCGAGCATGGACGTTCTTTTCATAAAGACGGTAAATCCCCTGAGGGGTGTGATAATCTTAGGAAATGTGATTTTGAAGGGGGCAATGAACGGTCATTACCTGAGCTGGTGGTGCGTTGGGTGCTTGCACCAAGCGGAAAATCAGGTGGTCTTGCTGTTGATTAGCTCGTTGGCAATCCGACAGCTGCTGTTGCCATTTCAAAAACTCCGTCGACGGGACGGCGTGGCTTACATCGTGTTCGTTCATGCTTTGCAATGGGCTTTGCTGGTGTAGCAGAAAGCCATTCGACTCCAGTGAAAATGTCAGGCCCGCCCCCAGTCTAAAAGATCAAAATCGAACGAGAAATGCCGATTCAGCCCAGCTTGGTGTCGGGTATTGACGGCACAAGCTAGACCGTGTGGCATGAAGCCGACATGAAGCGATGAATTAAACGCATTTACTTACTGAGTCTGTCTATAGAGTACACCCTTCTATTTAACTATTTGACTGTTAGATAATTACATCAAAATATGTGTGCTTTTGCACGAATGCTGAGCAGCCGAGATTTATTTATTATGCGGTTAGCCGGAGCACTTACCTGAAGCGCATAGCGGATAGCAGCAGCCCGTGACGGCATACGTACGCTGAAACGACAAAGGAGAAGTCGCAACTTCTCCTTTGTCCTGAATGAAACGCAGCATTTTGGGGCATATCCTACGGGAAAGGAATAGATGCCCATTTCCCAAGCCGACCACTTACAGGCAGTTGGGTTAGCACTTTAGGGGTTTTTCTGCAAAATGCTACAGCTTGTATCCTTTGTAATCTTTGTTAAATTCTGCTAACGGAATAGGTTGATTAGCAACCACTTCCGAAAAGTCAAATTTTTCAAACAAGCCTTTGTCGTCGAAAACCTGCACCGATATTGGCAGGAATAGCTTCTGATCAATGCAGATGATCGTGCGCCGCCCGTAGGCATTGGGTACTTGCAAAACTTTGCCTTCGGGAATGGCGGTTTCGGCGGAAAGGCTGTTGCGTTCCATGATTCGGTATTCGCCGCAGCCAAAGCGAGCGGCGACCCGCGCTACGGTTTCGCCTTTGCCGGCTTTGTAAGTCACATAGCGAAATTGCGGAAACTCGGAGCGCAGGACGTAGCACGGATGCCCCGCCACGAGCGTATCGCCGTCGTAGTGAAACGAGCGATCGAAGGCCCGATCCTGGCGCAGGTTGGAGCCGCGGATGATGTCGGCAATGGTGCCGAAACCCGCGTCGAGCACGCTGTGGTGCTGGTTGCGGCGCATCAATGTACCGTTGGGATCAAGGCTGAGCGTGACGTACGGGAAGCTATTGGGGTACACCCAGGCATCGCCGTCGTTTTGGCCCGTAACCCACAGTACCTCAATGCCTTTTTGGTTTTTCAAATACACCCGCAACGGACTCAGCGTCATTTTCATGCTGGTGCGGGCTTG
This window encodes:
- a CDS encoding DUF1571 domain-containing protein, with the translated sequence MLRFIWLTALATGLLAFLPAAPPAEKLTTDQLLTRLTDAIDDLKTLRCNVRAQERIGSSYQQARTSMKMTLSPLRVYLKNQKGIEVLWVTGQNDGDAWVYPNSFPYVTLSLDPNGTLMRRNQHHSVLDAGFGTIADIIRGSNLRQDRAFDRSFHYDGDTLVAGHPCYVLRSEFPQFRYVTYKAGKGETVARVAARFGCGEYRIMERNSLSAETAIPEGKVLQVPNAYGRRTIICIDQKLFLPISVQVFDDKGLFEKFDFSEVVANQPIPLAEFNKDYKGYKL
- a CDS encoding SDR family oxidoreductase, with product MTTDPFLPTIAVLGCGWLGLPLAKALVAAGHVVTGSTTRPSHLLKLRDAGITPYLLRLGPEFTQTDDDTLRAMLIGADVLVLNVPPRKTASTYPDLLRPVQQAIAACGVRHILFVSSTSVYPDEPRVMTEVDAVSTATASSDLLRAESNFIQQSHWLTTVVRFGGLFGPARPPGRFLAGRQDVPNAQAPVNLIHLDDCVGLLMAIIRQQAWGYTFNACADHHPTRQEFYTAAAAQLHTAPPIFRADDTSSGKTISSALMHKSLKYKFLHNNLFEALKA
- a CDS encoding TolC family protein produces the protein MLKRRIYQCLSAASLSLAVAACATPNLVQKTVNRRFPASYNNANAQDTASTAKLRWKQFFTDPNLAALIDTALQNNQELNIALQEIQIARNEVQIRKGEYLPFLGLGAKAEAERPGRYTLQGATEEAVNIQEERRNPNPLPNYQIGAFASWEVDIWHKLRNARTAAALRYLATVEGRNFTVTNLIAEIANSYYELLALDNQLALTQQNIELQSNALELVRLQKESARVTELAVQRFEAQVHNTRSLQYNIQQRITETENRINFLVGRYPQPIVRNDQSFNDLATNNIQAGVPAQLLQNRPDIRQAEQRLAAAKLDVQVARANFYPALRITGGAGFAAFKPGLLFTSPESMMYSLAGDLVAPLVNRNGIKAVYGSANALQTQAIYQYERTVLNAYVEVANQLANINNLAKSYDEKAKAVQALNQSSTISNSLFRSARADYTEVLFTQREALESKFDLIETKMQQLNATVNVYRALGGGWN
- a CDS encoding efflux RND transporter periplasmic adaptor subunit, whose protein sequence is MKRTSMLALVSLCGLYCATSCSQEKEAKEEKIKLLATSPLQKDTTITKEYVAQIHSIQRIELRALEKGYLEKIYVDEGQHVRQGQLMFQIKPTVYQAELKKSQAEANYVGQEYQNTKKLADKNIVSSSELALAQAKYDKANADVSLAQTHLQFTTMKAPFSGIMDHFQARLGSLVDEGDLLTTLSDNSKMWVYYNVPEAEYLDYKKHAKTSDSATKVKLRMANNEVFNQTGVVQTIEADFNNETGNIAFRATFPNPDGLLRNGETGSVLMTVPLQHALIVPQKATFEILEKKYVYVVDKNSVVHQREVNIASEMPDLYIIKSGISPNDRILLEGLRKVKDGDKITYDYKAPQSVISHLKVYSE
- a CDS encoding efflux RND transporter permease subunit, coding for MFSKFIRRPVFAIVISVVIVLMGALAIMKLPTSQFPEISPPLVMVSAAYPGASAKVLTESVLIPLEQAVNGVPGMKYMTSDAVSAGEANIQIVFNLGTDPDQAVVNVNTRIAQVLNRLPELVQREGVVVNRVVPNMLMYVNLYSKDKNTDMKYLFNFAGVNMLPELQRLSGIGRANILGSRQYAMRVWLKPDRMRAYNISVDDVMKALGEQSVIGSPGRIGRSDGGQAQSLEYVLSYQGRFSDVEQYKNVILKANPNGESLHLKDVADVALGSEFYDIYSNLNQYPSAAIVLKQTYGSNASDVIKEVKAKLEELKKTSFPPGMDYKITYDVSNFLDASIENVIHTLRDAFILVALVVFLFLGDWRSTLIPAIAVPVSLIGSFVAMQAFGLTINMITLFALVLSIGIVVDNAIVVIEAVHAKMEEEHLSPYNAVRKVVGEISGAIIAITIMMTAVFIPVSFMSGPVGIFYRQFSITMATAIVISGLVALTLTPVLCAMILKNNHGKPKKKTPMQRFFDWFNRGFENLTNSYTGLLEKIVANRLITFAMLLAFGLGIWAITAKLPAGFIPSEDQGLIYAIVQTPPGTTLEQTNAVSQRLASLAKDVPGIANISTLAGYEVLTEGRGSNAGTCLIDLKPWSERKESIADIIGALEKKAHEIPGATIEFFEPPAVPGYGAAGGFQLQLLDKTNSGDYKALEKVNEEFMAKLKKRKELAGLFTFFSADYPQYELKIDNELAMQKGVSIGNAMNTLSIMVGSTYELGFIKYQRFFKVYVQASPEYRKLPEDILNMWAKNDKGEMVPFSAFMKIVKSQGANEINRYNMYTTASIRGGAAEGYSSGEAIKAVQEVAQDLPHGYDIDWGGLSKDEVSRGNESTIIFLVVLVFVYLVLASQYESFLLPLAVIFSLIAGVFGSFLFIKVMGLANDIYAQVGLVMLVGLLGKNAVLIVEFAAQKHAEGMSVREAAIEGARVRFRPILMTSFAFIAGLIPLVLATGAGAIGNRTIGSSALGGMLFGTVFGVVIIPGLYYFFGTLAGSHQLIRDENESPILEGVEPRVLIEETEPYA
- a CDS encoding SDR family oxidoreductase translates to MPAYSQPMLRDNALQGKTIVVTGGGTGLGRAMTTYFLQLGANVTITSRKLDVLEKTAAELRQQTGGKVLAVQCDVRKYEEVENMLQRTHDEFGGVDVLLNNAAGNFISPTERLSHKAFDVIVDIVLRGSYNCTLAFGKRWIADKKPGTILNIVTTYASVGSAYVVPSAAAKAGVLAMTRSLAVEWAKYGIRSNAIAPGPFPTEGAWSRLFPAPLAEKLDPAGSVPLKRVGEYQELANLAAYLVSDFSAYVNGEVVTIDGGEWLNGAGEFNKLEMIPAPMWDQIEKAMRR